The sequence below is a genomic window from Candidatus Eremiobacterota bacterium.
CTTTGCGCTTTTATCTGGTGGGGTATCATTCCTGGGGTGGAGCGCCGAGGCCGAGATATTTATGACCTTTCCGCTCTGTGCTTCTTATTTTTTCTTCTATAAAGGCTTGAAACAGGCATTGCCGCGCTATTTCCTCTTTTCCGGGCTTGCCCTTTCCGCCGCATTCCTTATTAAAAGCGTCGCGGTTTTCTACGTTCCCATACTGCTGATTTTTCTTTTTTTATCTATGAAGGTGAATAGAGCACTCATGATAAGATCAAGTCTTTCTTTTTTGGGAGGATTCCTTGCCCTTAACCTCATTACCTTGATATGGCTCGCCTTTACAGGAGTGCTCGATGATTTTATTCAGTGTGTTGTTCTTTATAATATGGTTTACCTGGCTCATGGTGCCTCCATGAGTGATTTTTTTCCTCTCCTTGGGCGGAGATTCATTGATGACGGGCTCCTGCTTGAGTTAGGCCTGCCACTTTCTCTGGCTTTCGTGTCGCTTGCCTATCATATGTTATTTGAAAGAGATGAGAGCTTTATTTTCCTGCTCCTTCTCCTTGTGACAGGTATTCTCCAATATTTTCAGGGATGGAAGGTTTTTTCTTTTTACCTTTTCCCCGCTCTCCCGGTCCTGTTCATTCTTGCTGCAGATGGGTTGAAGCGATTGTGGAGCATGGGTGGGCGCATAAGCCGGGTCATATTCATAGTCATGATGGTTCTCCCGGGAAGCCTTGTATTTCAATATGAGTTGAAATATTGCACAGATTTTAATAATCTCTGCATAAGCCCAAGAAACAGAACCTATTTTCAGATAAAGGAAATTGCGCTCAGCCTCAGGCAGCGCATGGCCATGGAAGACTATGCCTATAACTGGGGCTGCGAGGGAGAGCTTTACTTTTACATGGGAAGAAAGCTCCCCACGAAGCACGTGGTCATGGACCGGCTGTACTATCTATCCAGGTCGTCATATACCGGCAGGCCCTCTTTTCTGAAAGGATTTGTCGCGGCTTCCTTGAAGGAATATGGGGAGGATCTCCTGCGCTCTCTTTCCGCCTCTCCTCCATCTTTCATTATTGTCTCCTCTCCGTCGCCTGATTTTTCCGCAACAGACTACACAAGAGGGATTGCGGAAGATCTGGAAAAGTTTATCAGCGACAGGTATGAATTATCTGGTACAAGGGAGCGGATCAGGATATATCGTTTAAAAAAGAGCTCTCCCTCCATGAGAAGGTCCGAGTTTCTCTGTCAGTTTAAGGATGCGCCATGAAATACGACCTTGTGGTAGTACTGCCAATCTATAATGAAAAAGAACTGGTTTTCCCTGTTTTATCCTCGTGGATATCGGTTCTGGAGAGACTCAGCAGCAATTTTCTCATTCTTGCAATAAATGACGGGTCAAGCGACGGGACGGAACAAGCTCTCTCAGCTTTTGCTGATAACTCTTCTGTTGAAATAATAAACAAGGCCAACAGCGGCCACGGCCCTACAATACTGATGGGGTACAGGAAGGCGATGAAGCTTGCCCCATGGATTTTTCAATGTGACAGCGACGACGAGATGAAAGCTGAGAGTTTTCCAGAGCTTTGGGAGAATAAAGACCGTTATGATGTTCTTTACGGTGCTCGAATGGGACGCACACAAAGCCTGGCCCGGCGGATAGTCACTTTATGTGCCGGATTTACAGTCAAAATGCTCTATGGCCACGGCGTCAAGGATGTGAATACCCCGTACCGCCTCATTCGTTCTACCCTGCTCGAAGAAATCATCAATGAGATCCCTGATGATACCTTTGCCCCCAACGTCATCATAACAGGAGCCCTCCACGACAGGGGAGCCAGATCGCTCTATGTCCCCATACCATATCATCCAAGGGAAAAAAGAGGAGGCGGAGAGCTTGTGAATTACAGGCTCATCAGGGCTTCTCTTATCTCCTTTATCCAGACCGTTCAATGGAAACAGAAGACCAGGCAGCTCGGCAGGAAATAAGAGGAGGAGATTACTACCCTCCATAGAAAACAGAATCCACCCGCTTTGTGGCCATACCGGCAAAGCGGGCCATGTGGCTCAAGGCCCCCGGACACTTCGACTGGACAGAGGTTGACATGGCACGGCTTCTTGCAGACTGAACAATCATGCCGGGCACAGGAGGTGTGCCAGGTCCACCAGGGCGCCGTGACTGCTTCACTCATCGTGAGCCCTCATACTTGTCCGAAGCCTGGGACATCACTATCGATCCGGTGAGCACCTGGAGGGCCTGAGGAAATGAAGATTCACAAGCACTACACTCTTCAGAAATGGGCACTCCTGGCAGTTTTTTTCATCTTGGCCCTCTGTCTTTCCGCCTGGGGCGCTACCCCCGCTCTGGCTCAGGGCGCAGCGGACCAGGGAGCCGAGAAAAACAAAGCCGGAAAGCTTCTCAGGGAGGCTGATTCTCTTCTCAAAAAGGGGCTTAATAATGAAGCGCTCAGGAAGTACGAAGAAGCCTATGAATACTGCGTGAAGCATGGTGACAGGGAAAGCTCAGAGGCAGCCATGGCGCTTTACAGCATCGGCTACACCCACTATCACCTCGGTAACTATGACAGGGCCCTTGCATACTATAGTGATGCTCTGAACGCATGGAAAAAGCTCTACGGTGAAGAGCACCCTAAAATTGCGGTGTGCTATACCCTCATGGGAAATGTCTATGACAAAAGGGGAGACTATGACCTGGCGCTCAACGCTCTGGAGGTTGCTCTTTCACTCTTTAAGAAGCATCATCATGAGAACCATCCTGACGTGGCGCTCACTTATGATTTTCTGGGGAACGTCCACCGCCATAAAGGTGAGTATCATAAGGCAGTTAAGATCTATGAGATGGCCATCGACTTGAAGAAACGGCTACAAAGCAATAATGATCACGAGATGGGCACTCTCTATAACAACTTAGGCATAGCCTATGATGAGCTGGGAAAGCTTGATGAAGCCCTCGCCAGTTTTGATACATCAATTTCAATTCACCAGAGGCTTTTCGGAGAAAACCATCCTACCCTGGCAGCAGCTTATGGCAATATAGGCACGATCCACGATAAAAAAGGAGATTATCGCAAGGCAGCGGAGTATTATGAAAAAGCTCTGGCTCTTCAGGAACAATCCGGCATAGAAGACAATCCCTTGCTGGCCAAATTATACAGCCAGCTGGGCTCATCCTATGAAAACATTGATGCGCACGCGAAAGCCCTGGCCTGCCATGAGAAGGCTCTTACAATCCACAGGAGGCTCTGCGGTGAGAACCACCGCGACGTGGCAGGGTGCTATATCGATCTGGGCTCTTTCTATGAATCCAGAGGTGAGCTTGAACAGGCTCTTGCCTATTATGAAAAGGCCCTCGCAGTGTACCGGAAAATTTATGAAAAAGATCATCCCGATACCGCGCGGTGTTATATGAAATTAGGGAATCACTATATAAGAAAAAGGGACTTTGACAGAGCGCTTGACTATTTATCCCATGCCCTGGCAGTTCACCGGCAGTTTCTGGGTGCAGAGCACCTAAAAATCGCAGAGGACTACAGGAGTATTGGCAACTGTTATAGTGATAAGGGCGAATATCAGAAGGCTCTGGACTATCTTGAAAAAGCCCTGGCAATTTTGAAGAAGTCACATGGTGAGGATCATCCCGACATAGCAGCGTGTTATAAGGATATCGCATGGATATGTTATTCCAGGGGAGACTCTGAAGAAGCCCTCGCTTATTACGGCAAGGCCCTGGCCATTGACGTGAAGTGCTACGGCGAGGATTCCGTCTTTACTGCGGCAGACTATGCTCACATAGGTTTCTTTTATTCGGATGAAAAACAGTATGAGAAGGCGCTTGCCTCTTTCAATAAGGGAATGCGTGCCCTTTCAATGAAGAAGGTAAAAAGCGCCGCTCTTGTGAAGCCCGAAGACCTCCCTCCTGATGATCTCACAGTGATCTTGCTCCGAAATAAAGCTTCAGCCTTGTATGAGCTCTCGCTGCGGGATAACTCCGGCAAAGAGCTGAAGGAGGCGTCATCGCTCCTTCTCCTGGCCATTGATATTCAGGACAAGGTAAAAGGGGATATAAAGGAGACCACCTCAAAGAAACGTTTATCCATAAGATATTCCGAAATCTTTCCACTCACGATAGAGGTGCTCCTCAAGCGGCACGAAAGAGAGAAAGATTCGGCATATGTAAGTGAGGCCTTTCAGACAGCGGAGCGGGGCCTGTCCAGAGCCTTTCTGGAGATGGTGGGGAAGTCCAGGGCGCAGGTTGCGGGGAACCTGCCCGCAGAAGTTCTGGAGAGAGAGGCGGCCCTCAGGGGAGAGCAGAAAGCGCTCGACAGCCTCATAGACAAGGAGAACGGGAAGCCCAGGGAAAAGAGAGATATGGAGACTCTCAGGGGCTTCTATGGGAAGCGTGCGGAAAAAGAGAGGGAGCTGGAAAGCTTTGTGAGGGAGCTTGAAAAAAAGTATCCCAAGTACGCCCAGATCAAGTACCCGAAAACCTGTACTTTGAGAGAGGTGCAGCAAGAGGTGCTGGGAGGCCGGGAGGCATGCCTTCTCTATTATGTGGGAACGAACCGTTCGTTTCTCTTTGTCATCACGAGAAATGTCTGCGCTCTCTTTCCTCTCCCCGGAACCAAAAAGACGGGAGCAATGGTGAGCCGGTTCAATGCCTGTATGACTGCAGCGCGCAGGAGCGATTCCTGGGTGAAGGAAGCCGAGCTCGCCGCAGTGTCCCACGAGCTCTACACCGCCCTTGTGAAGCCTGCGGAGCCAATGATAAAGGGGAAGGACCTCATCGTCGTTCCCAGCGGCGACCTGTATTTCCTCCCTTTCGAGGCCCTTCTCACCGAGGCCGGTAATGAAGAAAAGCCGCCTCACTATCTTGTGGAAGACCATGCCGTCTCCTATGCTCCCTCCCTTTCCCTCTACAGTCTCATGAAAACCCTGGAGAAGGGCCGTGCCCGGGCGGCGAAACCTCTCCTGGCCTTCGGCGATCCCGTGTACCCCGTCGATGATGATCGCTGCAATGCAGGGATTATTGAGAAAGAAACGATGAGAGACGTGGAGCGGTATGGCGCAAAAGGCCTTGTTTTCGGGAGGATAGAGGCCACTGGCGACGAGGTGCGCTCCGTTGCAGAGACGCTCGGTATTTCCCCGTCTTCGAGGGACATTCACCTGGGATTCAATGCGTCAGAGGAGAGCCTTCGCAGGTGCAGCCTCAAGGATTATCGCATGATCCACTTTGCCTGCCATGGCATTGCAGGATACGACATGGGCATTGAGCCGGCCCTGGTGCTCTCGCTTTCAAGCACTCCCGCCGGGAAGCCTGAATGTGACGGTTTTCTCACCATGTCGGAAATCTTCAGCCTCGCTCTCAACAGCGATTTGGTGGTGCTCTCGGCATGCCAGACAGGGCGGGGGAAGCTTGAGAAAGGCGAGGGGCTTGAGGGGATCTCCCGGGCATTTCTCTTTGCAGGGAGCTCTTCCGTGGTGGCCAGCCTCTGGTCAATAGCAGACGAGGAGACCAAGCTCTTCATGGTGGACTTTTACCGGGTCCTGGGGAAAGGAAAGGGGAGAAGAGAAGCGCTTCGGGAGGCAAAACTCCGCTTCATCGCCGAGAAGGACTCCAGAAAGAGCCTCCCTTACTACTGGGCTCCCTTCATTCTCATAGGGCTCCCCTGAAGGGCTCCTCGGTGAGACCACCGATTCATCAAACTGATGGAAAAGTCTAAAATTTGAGAAAAATAGCAAAGCGGGAGGTCAGAGAGAGGAAAACTCCTCGCTGAAATGGAAGGTGAGAGACAACTGCTCAAAACAGCTCAGGCCGGTAAAGATCAGCAGAAACAGTCAAAATAACTGCACTTCGCGATCCAGAGGTTTTTATACTCCAGAGCATAACTGACAGCATCATTATACTCGAGAGTATAATGTGCGTCAGTATACCCATAGTAGACGCCATACAGGAGAAGCAACAATGCCAGCAACACTGCCGATAAGAAATGTAGCCATCATCGCTCACGTAGATCATGGAAAAACGACCCTCGTCGATGCGCTTCTCCGGCAGAGCGGGACCTTTCTCCTCAATGAAACGGTGCCGGAAAGGGTAATGGACTCCCTCGATCTCGAGCGTGAGCGAGGAATCACCATTGCGGCGAAAAACTGCTGCCTTACATGGGAGGGGTACGTGATAAATATCGTTGACACTCCCGGGCATGCCGATTTCGGAGGTGAAGTGGAGAGGATTCTCTCCATGGTCGATGGCGCGCTCCTCCTTGTAGATGCGGCAGAAGGCCCCCTTCCACAGACCAGGTTCGTCGTAAAAAAGGCTCTGGAAGCGCGGCTTCCCCTGGTGCTGATCATCAACAAAATTGACAGGAGAGATGCACGTACCGAGGAAGTGGAGGAGGAGCTTCTCAATCTTCTCCTCGAATGCGGCGCAGAAGCGGAATACCTTTCAAGCCCCGTAATCTATACAAACGCGAGGGCTGGCGCTGCCACGAAGACCATGAAAAAAGAGCCTGTAGATATGAGACCGGTCTTCGAGGCAATCCGCGATTACATTCCAAGCCCTAAGGTCGAATTGGAAAAGCCCCTCAGCATGATCGTGGCGAACCTGGGATACTCCGATTACGTGGGGAGACTGGCCATAGGGAGAATGAAATCAGGCACCGTATCGGTAAATGACCAGGTGCTCATTGCCGGTGAGAATAAACAGTATAAGGGCAGGGTGATGCGAATTTACGGATATGAAGGGCTGAAGATGGTCGAGCTTCCCATTGCAAGGGCCGGTCAGATCGTGGCGCTCGCGGGGTTTGAAACCATCACCATCGGCGACACCGCAACGAGCCCTGACGACCCTCTCATACAGCCCAGGATCCATGTTGAAGAGCCCACGGTGAGCGTGATCTTCTCTGCCAATACCTCCCCCTTTGCAGGGAGAGAGGGGAAGTACGTCACCGGCAGCAAGCTGAAGGAACGTCTCTTCAAGGAGGGATGCTGGAATGTCTCATTGAGGATAGAAGAGGGACAGTCGCCCGACCAGTTTGTTGTTGCAGGAAGAGGTGAGCTTCAGCTCGCCATCCTTATTGAGACAATGAGGAGGGAAGGCTACGAAATGGAGGTGAGCAAGCCGAAAGTCATCGAAAAAACCATTGATGGCGCGGTCTGTGAACCCTTCGAAAACCTTGTCGTAGATATCCCCGAGGAATATATTGGCGTCACCCGGGAGTTTATGGCCCTGAGAAGGGGAACCCTCGTCTCCATGTCAGGCTTCGAAACAGGAATGATCCGCCTGGAATTCCACATCCCCTCGAGAGGCCTTATCGGCATCCGCTCAACATTTCTCACCATTACCAGGGGCCTTGGCATCATGCATTCCATCTTTGAAGGGTACAGGCCTCTTTCGGGGCCTATCCCTGCGAGGGTAAACGGTGCCCTCGTGGCCTCCGTGGGAGGCGCGGCAACTGGTTATGCCATTGCCGGCCTGGCGCAGAGAGGGAAGCTTTTTGTCTTTCCCGGCACCGAAGTCTATAGCGGAATGATTGTAGGTGAGCATGCCCGGGAACACGATCTCGACGTCAATATCACCAAGCAAAAAAAGCTTACCAACATGCGGTCATCAACGTGCGATGAGACGGTAGTGCTCACCCCCCCGCTTATTCATTCCCTGGAAACCGCCATTGAATGGATAAATGACAACGAGTCCATGGAGATAACCCCAAAATCCATTCGCCTGCGAAGGCTCTATCCTCTTTACCAGCCCAAGCACCACAAAGAGCTGTGAATAATTGGCCTGAAGTCTGATCGGCTTACCCTGCTTCCGAGTAGCCGCTTCAGGCTGATAATGATGGTATGAGGGAGGCAAGCGAGCCATGCCCTCATTATGGAAGCAGAGTGTGCAGATACCATGGTGTGTTGAAAGGAGTCTTCATTGCGGTGGGCGAATTTCAGTATTTCAATGCGGTATTCGCCAGGGCCTTGAAAATATGGCTCTCTATAAAGATACCCGCGTCAATATGCGAAGCCACCTGATAATATCTCTCCCTGCGGGAAAGAATGCCGGCCGCATTTCATTGAAAAGCCTGTGTGCACAGACAGTGAGAAGGAGGACCCCTCATGGGAACCAATGAAGGGACAGGAGTCTCTTTCAGAGGGAAAGTCTTCCGCACTCCTAAAAAGAACCCGGGCAGCCCGCGGCTCATGGAGCCCGAGGAAGCCCTGGAGCTCATGAAACCCTTTCTCAGGAAAACAGGGCTCACGCGCTTTGCGCAGATCACGGGCCTTCGAAGCGTGGGCATCCCGGCGGTGAACGCCATAAGGCCCATAAGCCATAACTCATCGGTAACCCATGGAAAAGGCCTCACCCTGGCCCATGCCCTGGCCTCGGCAGCAGGGGAGTCCATAGAGCGCTATTGCTGGTTCAACTGTACCGTTCCCGCCTTCAGCAGCACCTATAATGATCTGAAAGAGCGGCGCACCGTGATCCCCATGGAAAGGCTGGCCCTTTCCAGGTTCTCGCTCTTCAGGCCTGACCTTCCTGAACAGTGGATGCTCGGCTGGGACCTCATGCATGACGAGGAGGTGCCGGTGCCTTTTTCATCGGTGAGCAGGTCCGGCACCTGTTTCACCACGGAGCTCCGCTCCTTCCAGAGCACGTCAAACGGCCTCGCCTACGGCGTGGACTTCCTGGAGGCCCTCTCTCAGGCAATCGAGGAAGTGGTGGAGCGGGACGCCGTCGCCTGCATGGATATGGCCCTCCTGTCAGGCCGGATACCGCTCTCGAAAGTCCGCGTGGACCTCTCCACCATACCTTTCGAGACCATCGGGGGACTCATCGGAAAAATTGAAGAAGCGGGGCTCCTCCCTGTCCTGCTGGACTGCACTACCGATACGGCGATCCCCGTTTATCACTGCATGCTCCTCGATGACAAGAAATGCTACGTCGGATCAGGGGCGAGCCTGAGCCCCGAGACCGCCATGGCAAGGGCCTTCACCGAAGCGGCCCTCGCCCACGCCGTGCTGTTCAGCGGGGTGAGAGACGTTTATTTCAGGGACGAGAGGCTTGCAGGCTCGCTCGTCGATTTCAGGAAGCAGATGGCAGAATCCCTCGAAGCCCCGGCGGAAAGGAGCGCACGTGGCCTTTCCGCCGAAAGGACCGGGTCCTTTGAGGGGGACATCGCCGTGATGAAGGATAAACTCCGGGGTGCCGGCATCGACCAGCTCATCGTGATAGACCTTCCAGAGCCAGGCCTCCCGGGGAGCGTGGTAAAGGTGACGGCCCCCGGCCTCGAGGGATACCACCATACTATTGCCTATCGTCCGGGCTCCAGGGCTCTCAGCCGCATGAGCGGAGAGCGGCCCTGAAAGCCCGGGGAACTGCGAAAGCGGTAAGAATATAAAAGAAAGGAGGGATGACATGTCTTTGGAAAAAGCGAAAGATGCGCTGAAGAAGATCATGAATGATCCGGACTTCAGCAGGAAGATGATCAATGTGAAGAGTGATCAGGAAGCGATAGAGCTCCTCTCTTCCCATGGCTTCAAGTTTACCAAGGAAGAATTCGAAAAGGCGAAGCATGAGATGAGACAGGCTGTTATCAGCGACGCTGAGCTCGCAGGCGTGGCTGGAGGAAGCGACAGCTCCAACAAAACAGCTTATCCGGTTGCGAACAGTGTGACAGTCGGAGCGGCGGCGGCTGCTTTCTAGAAGGCCATGAAGGGGCACACCGGCATCAGAGCGGTGTGCCCCTCATGAATTCCCATGAAGCCTTACAGGGCGGGAGGAATGTTCATGAAGTGCGTGATCTTTACAGGGCCGACCCTCTCAAAGGAGGAAGCCCAGCCCTGGCTTGAAGCCATCTATCTGCCTCCCGCCAGGCAGGGAGACATAATAAGCGCCATATTCACCCACATGCCCGACATCATAGGCATCATCGACGGCGCGTCCTATCCGGACCTGGAAGTATGGCACCGGGAGCTGCTCTACGCGCTTGAGAACGGCATTGCCGTGTACGGCTCATCGTCAATCGGGGCGCTCCGGGCAGCGGAGCTGGATATCCATGGCATGCAGGGTGTGGGAAAGATATATGAGGGCCTCAAGGGCATTGAGGTGAGCGACGATGACGAGGTAATGTGCCACTATGAGTGCAGCGGCTCTCACCGGCGCATCTCCGAGCCCCTGGCGAACATCAGGGCGACTTTTGAGGCCCTCCACAGGGAGCGGCTGATTGACGGGAAGCTTGTGGCGACCCTTCCCGCCCTGGCGAAGTCGCTGCATTACAGGAAGCGCACCTTTCAGGCGATCCTGGAAAAAGCCCGCAACGCCGGGGTGCTTTCCGAAAAGCAGGCCGAAGAGCTTCTCAATCATACGAGGTCCTGTTACGTGGATCTCCAGAAAGAAGACGCGATTGAACTTCTCAAGGCCGTCAAAAAGGCCATGGAGACCGGCGGCAGGGCACCGTACGGGAAGATTGTTGACCGTTCCGACGATCTGATCTTCCACGTGGCGAAGTACAGGGACCGCACCATCTCACGTGACGGCGAAGGGGAAGGGCTCCCCCTGTTCTCGCTGGTGGATTACATGGTCCTTACCCACCCTGAAGCCGACGAGCTTGCCGTGAGTGCAAAGAACCGTTTCCTGGCGGGAGTGCTTGCCGACATGCTTCACGTTGAGGCATCTGACAGGGAGACAGGGGAGGAAGCCCTGACCTTCAGGACGCGCTATGGCCTCGAGGATCAGGAGCGATTCGGAGAGTGGCTTGCCGAAAACGATCTCGTCGAGGAAGAGTTCAGGCGGCTGATGGAACAGAACGCGAAGATGAAGGCGCTTCATGACTGGCTGAGGGACAAGCTCGGCCAGAGAAAGTTCACAAGGGTCATCACCGATGAGCTCATGCTGACGGACCAGTATTCCCGGTGGGTCGGGAAAGCGCTCCTGGCCGAGAAGCTCTATCAGGAGCGCCGCGAGTACGGCGAAGAGCTCTTGAGCATCGAGGCTCCGGAGAAGCTGGTAAGGGACCACGTGGCGGGGGCTCCAAGGGAATGGCACAGGATCTTCAGGAAGGTCATGGAAGGGATGGAGATCACCGATATCATGCTGAAACACCAGCTTGTCAAGGCCAGGATAGAGAGGGAGACGCTGGAAAAGGCGCTGCTGAGGCATCTCGAGCCGGCGGCCCACGAGTGATGAAAGGAGGCTTTTATGACCCGCAAGCCCGTTGATGTGCTGCTTCTCAACCCGCCCCTCAGCCTGCCGATGCCCTATCTGAGCATCCCTGTCCTTGCCTCGTACCTCAGGTCGCAGGGAATCAGCGTTGCCGCGTACGACGTGAACGGCGAGTTCTATTACCGCTTCATCACAAGAGAAAACGTACGCAGAGGGATCTCCCACGCGGCGGAGAGGCTCCAGGTGCTCAACGGCAGGGAAGAGCTGCGCTTCACCGAGATGATTGAGTATATCTCCAGTTACTACTACCTCACGGAAGTGGAGAAAAACCTCCCCAAGGTCACGGCCTATCTTTTCCCCTTCTCGGACTGGAAACTGCTCCAGCAGCTTGATATCGACAAGCTTTTGATGACCCTCGCAACTCTCCCTTATTTCCCGGAGATCCTGGTCACAAAGCCCCAGTTCATGTACACAAGCCCTTACTATGAGTTCTCATCGAAAGAGATTATGGAGAGCACAGGCCATGAGAGCTTTTATTCCGCCGCGGTGAGGGAGATCATGGAAGATCTCCTCAGTGAGTATGACCCGAAACTCATCGGTATCTCGCTCGCCTTCAGCGTACAGGCCCTTCCCGCATTCCTGATGGCGCGGTTCATCAAGGAGATTAGGCCTGAGTGCCACCTCACCATAGGGGGGACCTTCGTCTCATCGTACATGCGCAGCCTCAGGGACGACACGCTCTTCCGCCATGTGGACAGCTTCGTGCTTGACGAGGGGGAGTTCCCTCTTGTGCAGCTTTTGAG
It includes:
- a CDS encoding tetratricopeptide repeat protein; translation: MKIHKHYTLQKWALLAVFFILALCLSAWGATPALAQGAADQGAEKNKAGKLLREADSLLKKGLNNEALRKYEEAYEYCVKHGDRESSEAAMALYSIGYTHYHLGNYDRALAYYSDALNAWKKLYGEEHPKIAVCYTLMGNVYDKRGDYDLALNALEVALSLFKKHHHENHPDVALTYDFLGNVHRHKGEYHKAVKIYEMAIDLKKRLQSNNDHEMGTLYNNLGIAYDELGKLDEALASFDTSISIHQRLFGENHPTLAAAYGNIGTIHDKKGDYRKAAEYYEKALALQEQSGIEDNPLLAKLYSQLGSSYENIDAHAKALACHEKALTIHRRLCGENHRDVAGCYIDLGSFYESRGELEQALAYYEKALAVYRKIYEKDHPDTARCYMKLGNHYIRKRDFDRALDYLSHALAVHRQFLGAEHLKIAEDYRSIGNCYSDKGEYQKALDYLEKALAILKKSHGEDHPDIAACYKDIAWICYSRGDSEEALAYYGKALAIDVKCYGEDSVFTAADYAHIGFFYSDEKQYEKALASFNKGMRALSMKKVKSAALVKPEDLPPDDLTVILLRNKASALYELSLRDNSGKELKEASSLLLLAIDIQDKVKGDIKETTSKKRLSIRYSEIFPLTIEVLLKRHEREKDSAYVSEAFQTAERGLSRAFLEMVGKSRAQVAGNLPAEVLEREAALRGEQKALDSLIDKENGKPREKRDMETLRGFYGKRAEKERELESFVRELEKKYPKYAQIKYPKTCTLREVQQEVLGGREACLLYYVGTNRSFLFVITRNVCALFPLPGTKKTGAMVSRFNACMTAARRSDSWVKEAELAAVSHELYTALVKPAEPMIKGKDLIVVPSGDLYFLPFEALLTEAGNEEKPPHYLVEDHAVSYAPSLSLYSLMKTLEKGRARAAKPLLAFGDPVYPVDDDRCNAGIIEKETMRDVERYGAKGLVFGRIEATGDEVRSVAETLGISPSSRDIHLGFNASEESLRRCSLKDYRMIHFACHGIAGYDMGIEPALVLSLSSTPAGKPECDGFLTMSEIFSLALNSDLVVLSACQTGRGKLEKGEGLEGISRAFLFAGSSSVVASLWSIADEETKLFMVDFYRVLGKGKGRREALREAKLRFIAEKDSRKSLPYYWAPFILIGLP
- a CDS encoding YcaO-like family protein, translated to MGTNEGTGVSFRGKVFRTPKKNPGSPRLMEPEEALELMKPFLRKTGLTRFAQITGLRSVGIPAVNAIRPISHNSSVTHGKGLTLAHALASAAGESIERYCWFNCTVPAFSSTYNDLKERRTVIPMERLALSRFSLFRPDLPEQWMLGWDLMHDEEVPVPFSSVSRSGTCFTTELRSFQSTSNGLAYGVDFLEALSQAIEEVVERDAVACMDMALLSGRIPLSKVRVDLSTIPFETIGGLIGKIEEAGLLPVLLDCTTDTAIPVYHCMLLDDKKCYVGSGASLSPETAMARAFTEAALAHAVLFSGVRDVYFRDERLAGSLVDFRKQMAESLEAPAERSARGLSAERTGSFEGDIAVMKDKLRGAGIDQLIVIDLPEPGLPGSVVKVTAPGLEGYHHTIAYRPGSRALSRMSGERP
- a CDS encoding glycosyltransferase family 2 protein, which produces MKYDLVVVLPIYNEKELVFPVLSSWISVLERLSSNFLILAINDGSSDGTEQALSAFADNSSVEIINKANSGHGPTILMGYRKAMKLAPWIFQCDSDDEMKAESFPELWENKDRYDVLYGARMGRTQSLARRIVTLCAGFTVKMLYGHGVKDVNTPYRLIRSTLLEEIINEIPDDTFAPNVIITGALHDRGARSLYVPIPYHPREKRGGGELVNYRLIRASLISFIQTVQWKQKTRQLGRK
- a CDS encoding Nif11-like leader peptide family RiPP precursor translates to MSLEKAKDALKKIMNDPDFSRKMINVKSDQEAIELLSSHGFKFTKEEFEKAKHEMRQAVISDAELAGVAGGSDSSNKTAYPVANSVTVGAAAAAF
- the typA gene encoding translational GTPase TypA codes for the protein MPATLPIRNVAIIAHVDHGKTTLVDALLRQSGTFLLNETVPERVMDSLDLERERGITIAAKNCCLTWEGYVINIVDTPGHADFGGEVERILSMVDGALLLVDAAEGPLPQTRFVVKKALEARLPLVLIINKIDRRDARTEEVEEELLNLLLECGAEAEYLSSPVIYTNARAGAATKTMKKEPVDMRPVFEAIRDYIPSPKVELEKPLSMIVANLGYSDYVGRLAIGRMKSGTVSVNDQVLIAGENKQYKGRVMRIYGYEGLKMVELPIARAGQIVALAGFETITIGDTATSPDDPLIQPRIHVEEPTVSVIFSANTSPFAGREGKYVTGSKLKERLFKEGCWNVSLRIEEGQSPDQFVVAGRGELQLAILIETMRREGYEMEVSKPKVIEKTIDGAVCEPFENLVVDIPEEYIGVTREFMALRRGTLVSMSGFETGMIRLEFHIPSRGLIGIRSTFLTITRGLGIMHSIFEGYRPLSGPIPARVNGALVASVGGAATGYAIAGLAQRGKLFVFPGTEVYSGMIVGEHAREHDLDVNITKQKKLTNMRSSTCDETVVLTPPLIHSLETAIEWINDNESMEITPKSIRLRRLYPLYQPKHHKEL
- a CDS encoding TfuA-like protein — its product is MKCVIFTGPTLSKEEAQPWLEAIYLPPARQGDIISAIFTHMPDIIGIIDGASYPDLEVWHRELLYALENGIAVYGSSSIGALRAAELDIHGMQGVGKIYEGLKGIEVSDDDEVMCHYECSGSHRRISEPLANIRATFEALHRERLIDGKLVATLPALAKSLHYRKRTFQAILEKARNAGVLSEKQAEELLNHTRSCYVDLQKEDAIELLKAVKKAMETGGRAPYGKIVDRSDDLIFHVAKYRDRTISRDGEGEGLPLFSLVDYMVLTHPEADELAVSAKNRFLAGVLADMLHVEASDRETGEEALTFRTRYGLEDQERFGEWLAENDLVEEEFRRLMEQNAKMKALHDWLRDKLGQRKFTRVITDELMLTDQYSRWVGKALLAEKLYQERREYGEELLSIEAPEKLVRDHVAGAPREWHRIFRKVMEGMEITDIMLKHQLVKARIERETLEKALLRHLEPAAHE